A window from Oreochromis aureus strain Israel breed Guangdong linkage group 16, ZZ_aureus, whole genome shotgun sequence encodes these proteins:
- the LOC120433670 gene encoding uncharacterized protein LOC120433670 — protein MEQQLSSDSDSTIIIKPTSADSDMDTSVPELRRTDSVILTRQMLGCPSISSSDISEEEYAPQTAEESDSSAESIIRHKKNVAVDSDASNSEDEDNTSVTDAASSAASSAASSAASSASLSSASLSSGSLLSTKSSDKSRMKKNSTTEVGQNKYPQSDKGMSDEEMPLNIEVCVESHKITGASQTTRRKWTEAEIKAVEKTLMEYISSGKVPGKAECLKCIETSPLALKERRWEELSFM, from the exons atGGAACAGCAGTTGTCCAGTGACAGCGACAGTACCATTATCATTAAACCCACTTCAGCTGATTCTGACATGGATACAAGTGTACCTGAGCTCAGAAGGACAGACAGTGTTATT cttaCCAGACAAATGCTTGGATGCCCGTCTATATCAAGTTCTGACATCAGTGAGGAAGAATATGCTCCTCAAACTGCTGAAGAAAGTGACAGTTCTGCAGAAAGTATCATACGACACAAAA AGAACGTAGCTGTTGACAGTGATGCATCAAACAGTGAAGATGAGGATAACACGAGTGTGACAGATGCTGCGTCATCTGCTGCGTCATCTGCTGCGTCATCTGCTGCGTCATCTGCTTCACTCTCATCTGCTTCACTCTCATCTGGTTCACTCTTATCGACAAAGTCTTCAG acaAATCAAGGATGAAAAAGAATTCTACTACTGAAGTTGGACAAAACAAATATCCACAGTCAGACAAAG GAATGTCAGATGAAGAGATGCCACTGAACATTGAGGTCTGTGTTGAGTCGCACAAAATAACGG GAGCATCACAAACCACAAGAAGGAAGTGGACTGAAGCAGAAATAAAGGCTGTGGAGAAGACTCTAATGGAGTACATCAGCTCTGGAAAGGTTCCTGGGAAGGCAGAGTGTCTCAAATGTATTGAGACTTCACCATTAGCATTGAAAGAGAGGCGTTGGGAGGAGTTAAGTTTTATGTGA